In Sphingobium sp. EP60837, the sequence GCGTCAATCCGGCATCTTCGCGCAGATCCATCTGATGAATCTTGATCGCGCCGCGGCATGAAATTCGGGGGACATCGCATGGCTACCAAGCCGCTACCTGTAGCCGAGATCGAGGCCCACGGGTCAATTTACGAAACACTGATGCGCGAAGGCTTCTGCGTGCTTCAAGACATCATGCCCCCCGATATTGTCCAGTTGCTGGCGAGAGATCTGGCTCCGCACTTCGAGGCAACGCCGTTTTGCGAAGGCGGTTTCTACGGCAGCCGCACCAAGAGGTTCGGCAGTCTGCTCAAACGATCGAACCATGTGTCGGCGTTCATCCAGCATCCCCAGATCATGGCGATCGCGCAAGCCGTGCTCGGGCCTTGGTGCGACACAATCCAGCTCAATCTCGCTCAAGCTCTCGAGCTGCATCCCGGCGCACTGCCGCAATTTCCCCATCGCGATCAGGATATGTGGCGGGGCCAGACTGGCGAGGTCGAATATCTCATCAACGTCATGTGGCCGTTCACCGAGTATCGGGCGAATAATGGTACGACCCTGATCTGGCCGCATAGTCACGCCGCAAATGCGCTCAACCCCGAGCCTCCTGAGGATCCGGTGGCCGTGGAATGCAATCCAGGATCTGCGATCATCTTCCTCGGCTCGACCCTTCATGGTGCTGGCGGCAACCAGTCACTGGGTGTGCGTCAAGGCATGATCGTGAGCTATTGCCTCGGATGGCTGAGGCCATATGAAAACCAGTGGTTGGTCTATCCACCCGAAGTAGCACGAACGTTCTCTCCAGATTTGGCCGCATTGGTTGGATACCAGCAACATCGGCCCAATTTGGGGAACTACGAGGGGCGATGCCCATCTCTTCTGCTGGGCGAGGAACGCTCCGAGCATCTCGGCGCGATCGATGCCTTACGTCCAGATCAAACGGCAGCACTTGAGGAATTTATTGAAGAACAACGCCGGGTCCGAGCCGCATCGAGCGAAAACTGATTCCAGCGCGCTCCCCCCTTGTGGGGGGATTGCCCGAAAACGCCGGACCAGGTTCAAAAGAGAGGTGATTTTCAACGGAGAGTAGTCGGCGCATTTTTAATGCAGCGGCGCTGAAAAGCGGAGAAATCAGATGCAGCGCGTGCGCCTTGCCCTTGCCGTTCCGATCGTGGCGATGTCTGCCCAGGCGGCTCCTGCGGTCGCCAACGATCTGGGTTGCCAGGTTTTGCTTTGCCTCTCGAACCCGGGCGGTGCGACCCAGTACCCAGCCTGCGTGCCGCCTATGGTGAAGCTCTGGGAGCGTCTGGCATTGGGCGGTTCGTTCCCCGGCTGCTCCGGTGGCGGCGTTACGAAGACCAAGGTCTATGATCGCGATTCCGCTTCGCGGCGCCGGGTGGTAATGACTTTCATCGACGGGCAACAGCAATCCTATTCGCTTGCGAATATTGAAAGCTTGCCAACGTCTCCCAGCGAACCCGGGACCACGCCACAGTGATCCTCGAGCTCGTAACCGTGGTCGGACTGGCGCAGCAATGCGCACCATCGGTTGCGGTCGAAACGCTTGTGTCGGTCGTCCACACCGAGAGTCATTTCAACCCCTACGCGATCGGCGTGAATGCGAAGGGGGTTGCCGCACCCAATCCCGGCGATCGGGTGTCGGCCGCCGCAGTCGCTCGATCGCTGATCGCCCGCGGCTACAACATCGACCTGGGTCTGGGACAGATCAACAGCGCAAATCTCAGGTGGCTTGGCCTGTCGGTCGAGGACGCCTTCGATCCCTGCCGCAATCTCGCCGCAGCCGCGCGCGTGCTGGCTTCCAACTATCTTAGCGTCGCGCGCTCCAGCCCTTCTACAGAAGCGGCCATCGCGACCGCCCTGTCGATGTACAACACGGGTAGTCGTTCGCGCGGGTTCCGAAACGGCTATGTCGGCCGTGTCTACGCGTCGTCGAGTGTCGTCCTGCCAGCGATCAGGCGTGGAGCGATGCCAGAACCTGCCGCTTCGCCAACGGCAGTGACGCCTGAACCCAAATTTACACAGCCGCCCGCGGGCGTCCGTTCGCCGCGCGTCCAAAACGGATGGGACACCACTGCGGGAGCGCAGACGGCATCATTGATGGTCTTTGGGGGAGCACCCGACAGTTCACCGAAAGGACAAGCCGAATGACTGCATTAGCGACCAATTCCAAGATATGGTTGACACCGCGCTGGCGCACGTTCGCGCAATATCTGGCACTGTTTGTCGCGGTCGTTGTGGTGTCGCTCCTGCTCACCGATCCGGCCCATGCCCAATCAGCCGACGGCATCACGTCGATGGCGGAGAACATAAAGACCTGGCTGACCGGCACTTTTGCGAAGACCATCGCCGTGATCGCGGTCGTCATCGTGGGTTTCATGTTCTTCACCGGACGAGCGAGCCTGGGGCTCCTGGTCACCGTCATCGTCGGCATCTTCATCGTGTTCAGCGCGCAGTGGATCGTCGATACCATCACTGGCGGCGCGTGAGTGCCTTAGGATGGACGACGAAAAACTCAGGGAGGAGACGCTCTTCCTGGCCGTGACCCGGCCGACGATGTGGTTGGGCGTTCCGATCGAAGCGTCGCTGCCAATCGCGCTGGCCGCGTGCTTGACGCTCATCATCACCGGCAACCCGCTTTATGCCTTTGCGCTAGCCGGGGCCTTTCTGGCCATAGCCCGGCTGATCGTGCGGCACGACGCGAACGCCTTCCGCCTCCTCTGGCTCTGGACAATGACAAAGGCACGCTGCCGCAATCGGGGATGGTGGGGCGGTAGCTCCTACTCGCCCCTGCCGATCGATGGGGCGAAACGCCGGGGCTTTGCGCATGGCTAGCCGGGCCAGCTCGTTGGGCGGCGCTGCCGCCCGGACGCCGTGGCGGATCCTCAGACAAGAGGCGGACCCCGCGCGCTACCTCCCCTATGCGCGTCATATCGACGACAACGTCATCGCGCTCGACGGGCGCGACCTCATGATGATGTTCAAGCTCGATGGCCTCGCATTCGAGACCGCCGACCCAATCCACCTCAACGACTGGCACGAAAAGCTCAACGGCACGCTGCGCAACATCGCCGACGACCGTCTGGCGATCTGGACCCATATCGTCCGTCGGCCAATCACGGACTATCCCGAAGGCGAGTTTCGCTCGGCCTTTGCGGCCGATCTCGATGCAAAATACCGCGCGCGGGTGACCGCCAAGCGGATGTTCGTCAACGAGCTCTACCTGACCCTCATCATGCGACCATCGGTCGGATCGGCTGATCGTACCGGCGTGCTGCTTCGACGCCTGGCATCGGCGCGCAAAGAGGGGACCGAGGTCGATGAGGACGAGCTTGCGCGCTTTGAGGACAAGGCGCGTGACATTGAGAAGCTGCTCGCACGCTGCCGGCCCCAACGCCTCCACTTGTACGAGCATAACGGCCTGATGTTCTCGCAGCCGCTTGAGGTGCTCGAACTGGTGATGATGGGCCGCGCCGGCAGGGTGCCCCTGGTCCGCGGCCATCTCGGCTCCGCCATCTACGGGGAACGGGTGATCTTCGGCCGGGAGACGGTCGAGGTGCGGGCGCATGATGCGAGCCGGTTCGTCGGCCTTTTCGGTATCCGTGAATATCCGGCCATGACGCGGCCGGGCCAGATGAACGCGCTTCTCAGCCAAGATTTTGCGTTCGTCGTGACGCAGTCCTTTGCGTTCATGGGCAAGGCTCGGGCCTCGGAGCGCTTGCGCCGTCGCCAGAACCAGATGGCCTCCACCGAGGATGCCGCCGCAAGCCAGGCGCTCGAACTGGCCGACGCGGCCGACGATCTGCAGAGCAATCGCTTTGTCCTGGGCGAACATCATTTCTCGCTCGCGGTTTTCGGTGAAAATCAAAAGCGCCTGGCCGAAAATCTCTCGACTGCACGGGCCGCGCTCGCGGACGCAGGTCTGGTCGCCGCTCGGGAGGGTCCGGCACTGGAGGCCGCCTTCTGGTCGCAGCTTCCGGGCAATTTCGCGTGGCGTGCGCGGCCAGCGGCGATCACGTCACGCAATTTTGCCGCGCTCTCGCCGTTTCACACTTTCCCCGCAGGCAAGCCCGATGGCAATCATTGGGGCGCCGCGATCGCGTTGATGAAGACCGCGGCCCAGTCTCCCTTCTATTTCAACTTTCATGTGAACGATCTTGGCCACACGCTGATCATCGGCCCGTCGGGCGGCGGCAAAACCGTCGTCCAGAATTTCCTGATGGCACAGCTGGAGAAAACCGGCGCGCAGCAGATCTTCATCGACAAGGACCGAGGGGCCGAGATCTATGTGCGGTCATCCGGCGGCACCTATCTGGCACTGCGCAATGGGGTGCCGACCGGGTTTGCGCCACTCCGCGCGCTCGAGCAGACCCCAGGCAACATCGTCTTCCTCGGCAGGCTGATCCGTCATCTGGTGACCCCCTCTGGCACCCAGCTCGGCGTCACGCAGGAGCGGATGATCGACGAGGCCATCCTCTCGATCGGACGCCTTCCCCCGGAGGAGCGGTCCATCCTCGCGCTTCGTCAATTACTCGGACAGCGCGATCCGGAAGGGATAGGCGCGCGGCTTGAGAAATGGTCGCGCGGCGGCGCACTTGGCTGGGTGTTCGACAATGACCGGGACGAGTTGACCCTCGAGGCCCGCTTCATCGGCTTCGACATGACGGATTTCCTCGACAATCCCGAGATCCGCACGCCGCTCATGATGTACATGTTCCACCGGATCGATGCCCTGCTCGATGGCCGCCGCCTCGTGATCGACATCGACGAGTTCTGGAAGGCGCTGGGCGATGATGCCTTCCGCGCCTTCGCGCAGGACGGCCTGAAGACTTACCGGAAGCAGAATGCCTTTCTGGTGTTCGGGACGCAAAGCCCGGCTGACGCTCTGCGATCGGACATCTCGCATAGCATCATGGAGCAGGTCGCCACCAAGATCCTCTTACCCAACCCGCACGGCCGAGAGGTCGATTATATCGACGGACTCGGCCTCACCCGTGCCGAGTTCAAGCTCATCAGAAACGATCTGATTCCCGAAAGTCGGCGGT encodes:
- a CDS encoding phytanoyl-CoA dioxygenase family protein, with protein sequence MATKPLPVAEIEAHGSIYETLMREGFCVLQDIMPPDIVQLLARDLAPHFEATPFCEGGFYGSRTKRFGSLLKRSNHVSAFIQHPQIMAIAQAVLGPWCDTIQLNLAQALELHPGALPQFPHRDQDMWRGQTGEVEYLINVMWPFTEYRANNGTTLIWPHSHAANALNPEPPEDPVAVECNPGSAIIFLGSTLHGAGGNQSLGVRQGMIVSYCLGWLRPYENQWLVYPPEVARTFSPDLAALVGYQQHRPNLGNYEGRCPSLLLGEERSEHLGAIDALRPDQTAALEEFIEEQRRVRAASSEN
- a CDS encoding lytic transglycosylase domain-containing protein; the protein is MILELVTVVGLAQQCAPSVAVETLVSVVHTESHFNPYAIGVNAKGVAAPNPGDRVSAAAVARSLIARGYNIDLGLGQINSANLRWLGLSVEDAFDPCRNLAAAARVLASNYLSVARSSPSTEAAIATALSMYNTGSRSRGFRNGYVGRVYASSSVVLPAIRRGAMPEPAASPTAVTPEPKFTQPPAGVRSPRVQNGWDTTAGAQTASLMVFGGAPDSSPKGQAE
- a CDS encoding TrbC/VirB2 family protein, which produces MTALATNSKIWLTPRWRTFAQYLALFVAVVVVSLLLTDPAHAQSADGITSMAENIKTWLTGTFAKTIAVIAVVIVGFMFFTGRASLGLLVTVIVGIFIVFSAQWIVDTITGGA
- a CDS encoding type IV secretion system protein VirB3; this encodes MDDEKLREETLFLAVTRPTMWLGVPIEASLPIALAACLTLIITGNPLYAFALAGAFLAIARLIVRHDANAFRLLWLWTMTKARCRNRGWWGGSSYSPLPIDGAKRRGFAHG
- a CDS encoding VirB4 family type IV secretion/conjugal transfer ATPase, translated to MASRASSLGGAAARTPWRILRQEADPARYLPYARHIDDNVIALDGRDLMMMFKLDGLAFETADPIHLNDWHEKLNGTLRNIADDRLAIWTHIVRRPITDYPEGEFRSAFAADLDAKYRARVTAKRMFVNELYLTLIMRPSVGSADRTGVLLRRLASARKEGTEVDEDELARFEDKARDIEKLLARCRPQRLHLYEHNGLMFSQPLEVLELVMMGRAGRVPLVRGHLGSAIYGERVIFGRETVEVRAHDASRFVGLFGIREYPAMTRPGQMNALLSQDFAFVVTQSFAFMGKARASERLRRRQNQMASTEDAAASQALELADAADDLQSNRFVLGEHHFSLAVFGENQKRLAENLSTARAALADAGLVAAREGPALEAAFWSQLPGNFAWRARPAAITSRNFAALSPFHTFPAGKPDGNHWGAAIALMKTAAQSPFYFNFHVNDLGHTLIIGPSGGGKTVVQNFLMAQLEKTGAQQIFIDKDRGAEIYVRSSGGTYLALRNGVPTGFAPLRALEQTPGNIVFLGRLIRHLVTPSGTQLGVTQERMIDEAILSIGRLPPEERSILALRQLLGQRDPEGIGARLEKWSRGGALGWVFDNDRDELTLEARFIGFDMTDFLDNPEIRTPLMMYMFHRIDALLDGRRLVIDIDEFWKALGDDAFRAFAQDGLKTYRKQNAFLVFGTQSPADALRSDISHSIMEQVATKILLPNPHGREVDYIDGLGLTRAEFKLIRNDLIPESRRFLVKQGHDSIVVELDLGGLSDELAVLSGTTETVGILDQVRREHGDDPSHWLPVFHERRRATTRRKG